One genomic window of Monodelphis domestica isolate mMonDom1 chromosome 1, mMonDom1.pri, whole genome shotgun sequence includes the following:
- the LOC100019358 gene encoding LOW QUALITY PROTEIN: nuclear protein localization protein 4 homolog (The sequence of the model RefSeq protein was modified relative to this genomic sequence to represent the inferred CDS: inserted 3 bases in 2 codons; deleted 2 bases in 1 codon; substituted 1 base at 1 genomic stop codon), producing the protein MKELRHEIIQLSQESVLDLTGGEIPQSLWCSKWRTSSRNLEGRSWSSGGGCRAVRGARPEPRLEPELQLRATWGGTGSGGPETAEMAEHHNPCPITRGAATFLKKVAKEFGFQNNGFSVYINRNKIGEITASSPNKSLNLLKIKHGDLLFLFPLSLAGPSSDTETSSTQALRAWGAPNVVEDEIDQYLSKQDGKIYRNRDPQLCRHGPLGKCVHCVPLEPFDEDYLNYLEPPVKHMSFHAYIQKLTRGADKGKFVALENISCKIKSGCEGHLPWPNGICTKCQPSAITLNRQKYQHVDNIMFENHTVADRFLDFWRKTGIQHFGYLYGQYTEHKDIPLGIRAEVATIYETPHIGTQNSLELLEDPKAEVVDEIAAKLGLRKVGWIFTDLVSEDIRKGTVRYSRKKDTXFLSAEECITSGNFQNKHPNICQLSPDGHFGSKFVTMVATGGPDNQVHFEDYQVSNQCMKLVRDECLLPCXDAPELGYAKESSSEXYVPDVFYKDTDKFGNEITQLARPLPVEYLIIDITTTFPKDPVYTFSISQNLFPIENQDVLGETQDFHSLATYLSQNTSSIFLDIISDFHLLLFLVTNEVMPLQDSISLLLEAVRTRNEELAQTWKKSEQWATSEQLCSTVGVQIPGMHEYGAIGGPTHATSSAMWACQHCTFMNQPGTDHFEMCSLPRT; encoded by the exons aacatcatcaagaaatctagagggGCGGAGCTGGAGCAGTGGTGGTGGCTGCAGAGCGGTCAGAGGAGCGAGACCAGAGCCAAGGCTAGAGCCAGAGCTGCAACTGCGGGCCACTTGGGGTGGCACTGGCAGCGGGGGCCCGGAGACAGCAGAAATGGCAGAGCATCATAATCCGTGTCCAATCACCAGAGGGG CTGCAACATTTTTGAAAAAGGTTGCAAAGGAGTTTGGCTTCCAGAATAATGGTTTCTCAGTTTACATCAATAGAAACAAAATAGGAGAGATAACAGCATCATCACCAAACAAATCCCTTAACCTGTTAAAAATTAAACATGGCGATTTGTTGTTCCTGTTTCCCTTGAGCCTTGCTGGACCCTCATCTGACACAGAAACTTCTTCCACACAAGCATTACGTGCTTGGGGAGCTCCCAATGTGGTAGAAGATGAGATTGATCAATACCTTAGTAAGCAGGATGGGAAGATTTACAGGAATCGAGACCCACAACTTTGCCGACATGGTCCTTTAGGAAAATGTGTGCACTGTGTACCTCTTGAGCCATTTGATGAAGATTACTTGAACTATCTTGAACCTCCTGTGAAGCATATGTCCTTCCATGCCTACATTCAAAAACTGACCAGAGGGGCTGATAAGGGGAAATTTGTTGCCCTGGAGAATATCAGCTGCAAGATTAAATCTGGTTGTGAGGGACATCTTCCATGGCCTAATGGCATTTGTACCAAGTGCCAGCCAAGTGCTATCACACTGAACAGACAGAAATATCAGCATGTAGACAACATCATGTTTGAGAATCACACAGTTGCAGATCGTTTCCTTGATTTCTGGAGAAAGACTGGGATCCAGCATTTTGGGTACTTGTATGGACAGTATACAGAGCATAAAGACATTCCTCTTGGCATTAGGGCTGAGGTTGCT ACCATTTATGAAACCCCCCATATTGGTACACAGAACAGCCTGGAGCTCCTTGAAGACCCCAAAGCTGAAGTAGTAGATGAGATTGCTGCCAAACTTGGCCTAAGAAAGGTTGGCTGGATATTTACAGACCTGGTCTCAGAAGATATCCGAAAGGGCACTGTCCGATATAGCCGGAAAAAGGACAC TTTTCTGAGTGCAGAAGAATGTATAACTTCAGGAAATTTCCAGAACAAGCATCCCAACATATGTCAGCTTTCCCCAGATGGTCATTTTGGATCAAAGTTTGTAACCATGGTAGCTACAGGTGGTCCAGACAACCAAGTTCATTTTGAGGATTACCAGGTATCTAATCAGTGCATGAAATTGGTTCGGGATGAGTGCTTATTGCCATGTTGAGATGCACCTGAGTTGGGTTATGCCAAGGAATCCAGCAGTG CATATGTGCCTGATGTGTTCTATAAGGACACAGATAAGTTTGGTAATGAGATCACTCAGCTGGCCCGCCCACTCCCGGTGGAATATCTGATCATAGATATCACAACGACTTTCCCCAAGGATCCAGTTTATACTTTTTCTATTTCACAAAATCTATTCCCTATTGAGAACCAAGATGTCCTAGGCGAGACACAAGATTTTCATAGTTTGGCTACATATCTGTCTCAGAACACCTCTTCCATTTTCCTAGACATCATCTCAGATTTCCATCTGCTCCTCTTTCTGGTCACCAATGAAGTCATGCCTCTTCAGGACAGCATTAGCTTATTGCTGGAGGCTGTGAGGACTAGGAATGAGGAGCTAGCACAGACTTGGAAGAAATCTGAGCAGTGGGCCACCAGTGAACAGCTCTGCAGTACAGTTGGTGTCCAGATTCCAGGAATGCATGAATATGGTGCCATCGGGGGTCCAACACATGCCACCTCCTCTGCAATGTGGGCTTGTCAACACTGCACCTTTATGAACCAACCAGGCACGGACCACTTCGAGATGTGTAGCCTCCCTAGGACCTAA